The Candidatus Dormiibacterota bacterium region TCGCGCGCATCCCGCTCGACGTGCAACACGCCTTTATCGCTAACGAAGACCACAATTTTTACTATCACCACGGCGTCGACTTCGGAGGCATCTTGCGTGCCGCCATCGCCGACCTCACGCACCAGCAGTTCCAGGGCGCGTCCACGATCACGCAACAACTCGCGCGCAAGCTGTTCCTGAACGACGAGATTTCGATCTCGCGCAAGATTCAGGAGGCGCTGCTGGCGATGGAGATCGAGCGCTATTATACGAAGGACGAGATCCTCGAGCGCTATCTCAACATCGTCTACCTCGGCTCCGGCGCGTACGGCGTGGACGCTGCCGCCCACACCTACTTCGGCAAGAGCGTCGACAAGCTCGATACGGCCCAAGCCGCGATGATCGCCGGCGTCGTGGCGGCGCCCTCGGATTATTCGCCGTTCGTCAATTTACAATTGGCGCGCGAGCGGCAGCGCCACGTGCTCGATCGGATGGTCGCGAGCGGCTTCATCACCCAGGCGCACGCCGACGCGTCGTACGATGCGCCGCTGGGCCTAGCCAAGCAGCGTGCGTCGGGATTACAGGGCTATCTCTATCCGTATTACACGACCTATGTGATCGCGCAGCTCGACAAACTCTTCGGCACCCAAGCGGTAGAAGAGGGCGGCTTACAAGTCGATACGGCGTTGGATCCGCGTATGGAGCGGATCGCGCAGGATGCCGTCACGTGGGGCATCGCGCAAGCGCGCGCCGAAGGCGTCAACGCACACGAAGGCGCGCTGGTCGCGATCCGTCCGTCCACCGGCGAGATCGTCGCCATGATCGGCGGCAACGGCTTCTCGTTGAGCAATCAGTTCAATCGCGCGTGGCAGGCGCATCGCCAGCCCGGCTCGTCGTTCAAAGCCTATCTCTACACCGCGGCGATCGATTCCGGCATGCCGGCATCGACGCGCATCGACGATTCGCCGGTCGGCTATCCGATGGGCGACGGCACGACGTGGTACCCCAAAGATGACGACGGCCGTTTTATGGGCCCGGTGACCCTGGCGACCGCGCTCGCGCTCTCGCGTAACGTCGTCGCCGTCAAACTTGCGGACCAGATCGGCCTGGATAAGGTGATTGAATACGCGCATAAGATGGGCGTGCGCGCGCGCTTGGACGCGAATCTCTCGCTCGCGTTAGGATCCTCGGTGGTGACGGTGCTGGATCAAGCGAGCGGATATCAAACGCTTGCCGACCAGGGCATTCACATCGACCCGACCGCGCTGCGCGTGGTGAAGGACTCGCTCGGCAACGTCGTCTTGGACGATCAGTATCCGCCGGCCGACGAAGTGGTGAGTGCGGGCACCGCCTACATCGTGACCAAGATGCTCGAGGGCGTCATCACGCACGGCACGGGGTATCCGAATGCCATCATCGGTCGACCGGCCGCCGGAAAAACCGGGACGACGTCCGATTTCCGCGATGCGTGGTTCGTCGGCTACACGCCGGATCTGGTGACGGCGGTATGGATCGGCAACGACAACTACTCGCGGATGAACGAATCGTACGGCGGCGATATTCCGGCCCGCATTTGGGC contains the following coding sequences:
- a CDS encoding PBP1A family penicillin-binding protein codes for the protein MRRSSVWRGVWIGALLLVLFGIGTVAGIVATYSRKLPDISRMADYQPARSTRIFARDGTLIASVYKENRVWVPIARIPLDVQHAFIANEDHNFYYHHGVDFGGILRAAIADLTHQQFQGASTITQQLARKLFLNDEISISRKIQEALLAMEIERYYTKDEILERYLNIVYLGSGAYGVDAAAHTYFGKSVDKLDTAQAAMIAGVVAAPSDYSPFVNLQLARERQRHVLDRMVASGFITQAHADASYDAPLGLAKQRASGLQGYLYPYYTTYVIAQLDKLFGTQAVEEGGLQVDTALDPRMERIAQDAVTWGIAQARAEGVNAHEGALVAIRPSTGEIVAMIGGNGFSLSNQFNRAWQAHRQPGSSFKAYLYTAAIDSGMPASTRIDDSPVGYPMGDGTTWYPKDDDGRFMGPVTLATALALSRNVVAVKLADQIGLDKVIEYAHKMGVRARLDANLSLALGSSVVTVLDQASGYQTLADQGIHIDPTALRVVKDSLGNVVLDDQYPPADEVVSAGTAYIVTKMLEGVITHGTGYPNAIIGRPAAGKTGTTSDFRDAWFVGYTPDLVTAVWIGNDNYSRMNESYGGDIPARIWA